Proteins found in one Acetobacteroides hydrogenigenes genomic segment:
- a CDS encoding M56 family metallopeptidase, translated as MIPFLLKSTLLMALLLAVYQLFLGREKMHRFSRYYLLAALLFSLVAPFITFETEQTVIPTLPALAIDRVVEATADAAPTVPATVPEVVEQPKGLDWQMLLLVIYFAVSATFLVRFALNLALVFRRAKMGERQPLAGATLVLMDEPTSPFSFLRFIFVSGKDYQHGVIGPELLTHELTHVRQRHTIDVLLVELLQVVLWFNPLVYLYKRAIRTNHEYLADEHVIDHHLNVKHYQHLLLDTIFRKNTPSLVSNIGYSLTKKRLIMMTKKTSKGKMLTVKLAVLPIVALTMFVFCVRYAEPVKAHSQNKKEKMEKLIIGKKTFEVSSDTLEMIKRLVYERSNVKFRTKGGDWHKPPYEELPDFEKRMCLVGLTTMKVNAPTGAQLAEWSNTSKFGLWIDGKHQKDNSILKNYKPSDFSHFFLSRLYKNAQHGINKGKQYQLDLTTNAGYEKDCREKEKNFQALLKQVRAAQK; from the coding sequence ATGATTCCATTTCTCCTAAAATCGACCCTGCTGATGGCGCTGCTGCTGGCCGTGTACCAGCTTTTCTTAGGGCGCGAGAAGATGCACCGCTTCAGCCGCTACTACCTTTTGGCTGCGCTGCTGTTCTCGCTGGTGGCACCCTTCATTACCTTCGAAACGGAGCAGACGGTAATTCCAACTCTTCCAGCATTGGCTATCGATCGGGTGGTGGAGGCAACGGCTGATGCTGCGCCTACTGTACCTGCTACGGTACCTGAGGTGGTCGAACAACCTAAAGGTTTAGACTGGCAGATGCTGCTTTTGGTGATCTATTTTGCCGTATCGGCCACCTTCCTTGTTCGCTTTGCGCTTAACCTAGCTCTTGTCTTTCGTCGTGCCAAGATGGGCGAGCGGCAGCCCCTTGCCGGGGCAACGCTGGTGCTGATGGATGAGCCTACCTCGCCCTTTAGCTTCCTGCGCTTCATCTTTGTATCGGGTAAGGACTATCAGCATGGGGTTATTGGTCCCGAGCTGCTCACGCACGAGCTCACCCACGTTAGGCAGCGCCATACGATAGACGTGCTGCTGGTGGAACTGCTGCAGGTGGTACTTTGGTTTAATCCGTTGGTATACCTCTACAAGCGGGCTATCCGAACCAACCACGAGTACTTGGCCGATGAGCACGTAATCGATCATCATCTAAATGTAAAACACTACCAGCACCTGCTGCTAGACACAATATTCCGGAAGAATACCCCAAGCTTGGTAAGTAACATTGGTTATTCACTTACAAAAAAACGACTGATTATGATGACTAAGAAAACATCTAAGGGAAAGATGCTGACCGTTAAACTGGCAGTTTTACCCATTGTAGCATTGACCATGTTCGTATTCTGCGTTCGCTATGCCGAACCTGTAAAGGCTCATTCTCAAAACAAAAAGGAGAAGATGGAAAAGCTTATTATAGGTAAGAAAACTTTTGAAGTTTCGAGTGACACGCTGGAGATGATAAAGCGATTGGTGTACGAGCGTAGCAATGTCAAGTTCCGAACTAAAGGTGGAGATTGGCATAAGCCCCCATATGAGGAATTACCCGATTTTGAGAAGAGAATGTGCCTTGTCGGCTTAACAACCATGAAGGTGAACGCTCCAACTGGAGCTCAGCTCGCCGAGTGGAGCAATACCTCCAAGTTTGGGCTTTGGATTGATGGAAAGCACCAAAAGGATAACAGCATCCTAAAAAATTACAAGCCTTCCGACTTTAGCCACTTCTTTCTTTCTCGCCTTTACAAGAATGCGCAGCATGGAATTAATAAGGGCAAGCAGTACCAGCTCGACTTAACTACAAATGCTGGCTACGAAAAGGATTGCCGCGAAAAAGAGAAAAACTTTCAGGCGTTGCTAAAGCAGGTTAGGGCTGCCCAAAAGTAG
- a CDS encoding fumarate hydratase, translating into MAEFIYQKPFPIKEDTTEYRLLTKDYVSTIEVDGRKILKVAPEGLQLLAREAMADVSFYLRASHLASLRAILDDPEATDNDRFVAYTMLLNQVVAAEGELPTCQDTGTAIVIGKKGEGVWTNAEDAEYLSKGIFETYRDRNLRYSQVVPFTMFDEKNTGTNLPAQIDLYAEKGNKYEFLFITKGGGSGNKTFLYQQTKALLNEASLTKFIKEKIFDLGTSACPPYHLAIVIGGTSAEMNLATVKKASAGYLDHLPTSGNEGGQAFRDLEWEAKVKKICQDAGIGAQFGGKYFVHDVRVIRLPRHAASCPVGMGVSCSADRNVKGKITEDGIFLEQLETNPRRFLPTEAPYLAPAVEIDLDRPMNEVLAELSKYPIKTRLNLKGTLIVARDIAHAQIKAMIDAGQPMPEYFKNHPVYYAGPAKTPAGMPSGSFGPTTAGRMDSYVDLFQNLGGSMIMVAKGNRSKEVTDACKKHGGFYLGSIGGPAAILAKNSIKSVEVVDFPELGMEAVRKIRVENFPAFIIVDDKGNDFFEHMRH; encoded by the coding sequence ATGGCAGAATTTATCTATCAGAAACCTTTTCCGATAAAGGAAGATACCACTGAGTACCGCTTACTTACCAAGGACTACGTTTCGACCATCGAGGTAGATGGCCGTAAGATTCTTAAGGTTGCCCCCGAAGGGCTTCAGCTGCTTGCCCGCGAGGCAATGGCCGATGTATCGTTCTACCTTCGCGCGTCGCACCTGGCTAGCCTTCGCGCTATTCTCGACGACCCAGAGGCTACCGACAACGACCGCTTTGTGGCCTACACCATGCTCCTAAACCAGGTGGTTGCTGCCGAGGGTGAGCTTCCAACCTGTCAGGATACCGGTACCGCCATCGTTATCGGTAAAAAGGGCGAGGGTGTTTGGACCAACGCCGAGGATGCCGAGTACCTATCGAAGGGTATCTTCGAAACCTACCGCGACCGCAACCTCCGCTACTCGCAGGTGGTTCCGTTCACCATGTTCGACGAAAAGAATACAGGAACCAACCTTCCTGCTCAAATAGACCTATACGCCGAAAAGGGAAACAAGTACGAGTTCCTGTTCATCACTAAGGGCGGAGGATCGGGCAACAAGACCTTCCTTTACCAGCAAACCAAGGCGCTGCTCAACGAGGCATCGCTAACCAAGTTCATTAAGGAGAAAATTTTCGACCTTGGAACATCGGCCTGCCCTCCATACCACCTTGCGATTGTTATTGGCGGTACATCGGCAGAGATGAACCTAGCCACCGTAAAGAAGGCTTCGGCCGGATACCTCGACCATCTTCCAACCTCGGGCAACGAGGGTGGACAGGCTTTCCGCGATCTAGAGTGGGAAGCTAAGGTGAAGAAGATTTGTCAGGATGCCGGAATTGGTGCGCAGTTTGGCGGAAAGTACTTCGTGCACGACGTTCGCGTTATCCGTCTTCCACGCCACGCCGCATCGTGCCCAGTGGGTATGGGGGTTAGCTGCAGCGCCGATCGTAACGTTAAGGGTAAGATTACCGAGGATGGTATCTTCCTAGAGCAGCTCGAAACCAACCCAAGACGCTTCCTACCAACCGAGGCTCCATACCTTGCCCCTGCGGTAGAAATCGACCTAGACAGACCAATGAACGAGGTGCTTGCCGAGCTATCGAAGTACCCCATCAAGACCCGCCTCAACCTTAAGGGAACCCTTATCGTTGCGCGCGATATTGCCCACGCCCAAATCAAGGCGATGATTGACGCTGGCCAACCAATGCCGGAGTACTTCAAGAATCACCCTGTATACTATGCCGGACCTGCCAAGACTCCAGCCGGAATGCCATCGGGCAGCTTCGGGCCAACCACCGCAGGACGTATGGACAGCTACGTTGACCTATTCCAAAACCTTGGCGGTTCGATGATCATGGTGGCTAAGGGTAACCGCTCGAAGGAGGTTACCGATGCCTGCAAGAAGCACGGCGGATTCTACCTCGGCTCGATTGGCGGTCCTGCTGCCATCCTTGCCAAGAACAGCATCAAGAGCGTAGAGGTGGTCGACTTCCCCGAGCTGGGCATGGAGGCCGTTCGTAAGATTCGCGTGGAGAACTTCCCTGCCTTCATCATTGTAGATGATAAGGGCAACGACTTCTTCGAGCATATGAGACACTAG
- a CDS encoding S41 family peptidase yields the protein MSYDNKKRDILLPILIASALIVGVLIGLQLRENDIKRSRLFSSKSDKLNAIMNYIEEEYVDTIARDSLVEKTIPLMMANLDPHSVYIPAKEIESVNESLDGEFSGIGVEFNMPNDTVVVLNTVPGGPSERVGVKSGDRIVRINDTTIAGVKFPQDGIMKRLRGKTGTKVTVSVKRRGVAQLIKFTIVRDIIPVKSVDVAYMVEPKVGYIKISKFARDTYKEFSDAINKLHNQGMKKVIIDLRGNTGGYLDQAVEIVNEFLPENTLIVYTQGKARPRQNLYSDSRGSAKNDEVVVLIDEESASASEIVAGAIQDNDRGTIIGRRSFGKGLVQEQASLTDGSALRLTVARYYTPTGRSIQKPYKLGDGADYYMDISNRYIHGEMNNIDSIKQNTKLRYKTPKGKIVYGGGGIMPDIFVPLDTVGVGKFYKKVYEQSLIFKFTADYSDNHRQELNKITKIGQLKQYLTGQNLMGQFIRYCAKSGVYPEGRDLKHSYKLIDAQLKAFIGRNTPLNDEGFYPFIEPIDSVLKQAVAELHRKKGKY from the coding sequence ATGTCATACGACAACAAGAAGCGCGACATCCTGCTGCCTATTCTAATTGCTTCAGCCTTGATAGTAGGCGTTCTGATTGGGCTTCAGCTTCGCGAAAACGATATCAAACGCAGTCGCCTATTCAGCTCAAAGTCCGATAAGCTCAACGCCATAATGAACTACATTGAGGAGGAGTACGTCGACACCATAGCGAGAGACTCGTTGGTGGAGAAGACTATTCCTCTTATGATGGCCAACCTCGACCCGCATTCGGTGTATATCCCTGCTAAGGAAATTGAGTCCGTAAACGAATCGCTCGATGGAGAGTTTAGCGGAATTGGGGTTGAGTTTAACATGCCTAACGATACTGTGGTTGTCCTAAATACCGTTCCTGGAGGCCCGTCGGAGAGGGTGGGAGTAAAGTCGGGCGATAGGATTGTAAGAATTAACGATACTACTATTGCCGGCGTAAAGTTCCCTCAGGATGGTATTATGAAGCGCCTTCGTGGCAAAACAGGGACAAAGGTAACGGTGAGCGTTAAGCGCCGCGGTGTTGCTCAGCTCATCAAGTTTACCATTGTTCGTGATATAATTCCTGTAAAAAGCGTTGACGTAGCCTATATGGTAGAGCCTAAGGTTGGCTACATCAAGATTTCGAAGTTTGCCCGAGATACCTACAAGGAGTTTAGTGATGCTATTAATAAGCTTCACAACCAAGGGATGAAGAAGGTTATTATTGATCTTCGTGGTAATACCGGAGGGTATCTCGATCAGGCCGTTGAGATTGTAAACGAGTTCCTTCCCGAAAATACGCTGATTGTGTATACCCAAGGTAAAGCTCGTCCACGTCAGAATCTTTACTCCGATTCCAGAGGAAGCGCCAAGAACGATGAGGTTGTTGTTCTTATTGACGAAGAAAGCGCCTCGGCTAGCGAAATTGTTGCTGGTGCAATTCAGGATAACGACCGAGGAACCATTATTGGGCGTCGCTCTTTTGGAAAAGGATTGGTACAGGAGCAGGCTAGCCTAACCGATGGATCGGCGCTTCGCCTTACTGTTGCTCGCTACTATACGCCAACGGGTCGTTCTATACAAAAGCCTTACAAGCTTGGCGATGGAGCCGACTACTACATGGATATTAGCAACCGCTACATCCATGGGGAAATGAATAACATTGATAGCATTAAGCAGAACACAAAGCTACGCTACAAAACCCCTAAGGGTAAGATCGTGTACGGTGGCGGTGGCATTATGCCTGATATCTTTGTTCCCTTGGACACAGTTGGGGTTGGAAAGTTCTACAAGAAGGTGTACGAGCAGAGCTTGATCTTTAAGTTTACTGCCGATTACTCCGATAACCACCGACAGGAGCTTAACAAGATTACAAAGATTGGACAGCTTAAGCAGTATCTAACGGGTCAAAACCTTATGGGGCAGTTTATTCGCTACTGTGCAAAATCGGGCGTTTATCCCGAAGGTCGCGATCTTAAGCACTCTTACAAGCTTATCGATGCGCAGCTTAAGGCTTTTATAGGACGAAATACTCCGCTTAACGACGAAGGCTTCTATCCTTTTATAGAGCCTATAGATAGCGTGCTGAAGCAAGCGGTTGCAGAACTTCATAGGAAGAAAGGTAAATATTAA
- a CDS encoding S28 family serine protease: MKKQILRSIVLLLFTLQAAWGFAQNGPSLPDQLKNLYGIASIESVKSEQYNEKYEVFIEQPLDYADTTKGKFKQRFFVAHVGYDRPTVMVTEGYSADYSANPRYREELSKLFNANLVFVEHRYFSKSTPANADWKYLTAEASANDLHRINKALRSIYKGKWISTGISKGGQTTMIYRTFFPNDVEISVPYVAPLNFGEEDGRHEPFIANITGTPEGRKKVLDFQVEVLKRRSSLQPMFDSLCSKDKLMFNTTLDEIFDYCVLEYSFSFWQWGTPLDKIPTLDSPDSTIFKHFIAISSPDYFQNTSPTTSFFVQAAKELGYYGYDTKPFKKYLKIKKAKGYLRKLMAPEGSAPKFDKSLALKIQNFLDQNDPKMIFIYGEWDPWTAVAPKFSRISPVIKGYRTNMEMYVQPQGSHRARISSLPEPMKKEVISKLEKWLSE; the protein is encoded by the coding sequence ATGAAAAAACAAATCCTTAGAAGCATCGTTCTGCTGCTCTTTACGCTTCAAGCAGCATGGGGCTTTGCACAGAATGGCCCATCGCTGCCCGATCAGCTCAAAAATCTTTACGGAATAGCTTCGATTGAATCTGTAAAGAGCGAACAGTACAACGAAAAGTACGAGGTATTCATCGAGCAACCCCTCGACTATGCCGACACCACCAAGGGAAAGTTTAAGCAGCGCTTTTTTGTAGCGCACGTAGGCTACGACCGCCCAACGGTTATGGTTACCGAAGGCTACAGCGCCGACTACTCCGCCAATCCCCGCTACCGCGAGGAGCTGTCGAAGCTTTTCAACGCCAACTTGGTATTCGTAGAGCACCGCTACTTCTCGAAGTCAACCCCCGCAAATGCCGACTGGAAGTACCTTACCGCCGAGGCGTCGGCCAACGATTTGCACCGTATCAACAAGGCACTAAGATCTATCTATAAAGGAAAGTGGATAAGCACCGGTATCAGCAAAGGCGGACAAACCACCATGATCTACCGCACCTTCTTCCCCAACGATGTGGAAATATCGGTACCCTACGTTGCGCCCCTCAACTTTGGAGAGGAGGATGGCCGTCACGAACCATTCATCGCCAACATTACTGGTACGCCAGAGGGAAGAAAAAAGGTTCTGGACTTCCAAGTGGAGGTGCTCAAGCGCAGAAGTTCGCTGCAGCCCATGTTCGATTCGCTTTGCTCGAAAGACAAGCTGATGTTTAACACAACGCTCGACGAAATTTTCGACTACTGCGTACTGGAATACTCTTTCTCTTTTTGGCAGTGGGGAACTCCTCTCGACAAAATACCGACTCTCGATTCGCCCGACTCAACCATATTCAAGCACTTTATCGCCATCTCTTCGCCCGACTACTTCCAAAATACCAGCCCAACCACATCTTTCTTTGTTCAGGCTGCTAAAGAGTTAGGATACTACGGCTACGATACTAAGCCATTCAAGAAATACTTGAAGATCAAAAAAGCAAAAGGCTACCTTCGTAAGCTAATGGCTCCAGAAGGATCGGCTCCAAAGTTTGACAAAAGTCTTGCTCTTAAAATCCAAAACTTCCTAGACCAAAACGACCCCAAGATGATCTTCATCTATGGAGAGTGGGACCCATGGACTGCTGTTGCTCCAAAATTTAGCAGAATATCGCCAGTGATAAAAGGGTATAGAACGAATATGGAGATGTACGTCCAACCACAAGGCAGCCATAGAGCAAGAATTTCTTCGCTTCCCGAACCAATGAAGAAAGAGGTGATAAGCAAGCTGGAGAAATGGCTTAGCGAATAG
- a CDS encoding BlaI/MecI/CopY family transcriptional regulator: protein MKLTKSEEQLMNIIWEKEKAFMKDILEAIPEPKPAATTVATLLKRMVDKGFVGFNTYGNSREYYPLVQKSDYFSKHIKGLIKSYFGNSVSQFASFFTAEANLSKDELEELKRIVDEQLKDKKQ, encoded by the coding sequence ATGAAGCTAACCAAGAGTGAAGAACAGCTGATGAACATTATATGGGAAAAGGAGAAGGCATTTATGAAGGATATCCTAGAGGCCATTCCAGAACCAAAACCAGCAGCAACCACCGTTGCCACGTTGCTAAAGCGTATGGTCGATAAAGGCTTTGTGGGGTTTAATACCTACGGTAACTCGCGCGAGTACTACCCGCTGGTTCAGAAATCGGACTACTTCTCGAAGCATATAAAAGGGCTTATCAAAAGCTACTTTGGCAACTCCGTTTCGCAGTTCGCCTCTTTCTTTACTGCTGAGGCCAATCTTAGTAAGGATGAGCTAGAGGAGCTAAAGCGAATTGTTGACGAACAGCTAAAGGATAAGAAGCAATGA
- a CDS encoding M13 family metallopeptidase, with product MQTKSFTKPLVILAAIGLIAVSCSKNKGESKDLLLSTMDTTVNPGDDFFMYANGLWIKNNPIPAAYSRWGIGNIINDEIYERLRTINENSLKEGGAKGSNTQKIGDFWYSGMDTVSIEKEKLNPLKADLNRIASMKSLADVLAVVAYMHTLGIQPLFTMYATQDQKNSDMIALYLEQGGIGLPDRDYFFNTDKHTTDVRKDYQNVFLVNMCKLSGLDTKQAGEVYKLEEGLAKASRKLEALRDPYKNYNKMSIAQLNKLTPGIDWSKMLPAMKVKKVDSVIVGQPEFLKQVATSIKSVSIDTWKAYLTLNLLNEYASYLHKDINKESFRFYGTVLSGAKEQRPRWKRVLSAEEGAMGEILGQLFVKEYFPEHTKKRYEAMVENVKTAFGERVKKLDWMSQPTKEKALAKLATVSQKVGYPNKWKDLSSLQVDRGPYVLNMKRAGEFWYAYNINKLGKPVDRTEWEMTPQTYNAYYNPSNNEIVLPAAIFSIPGWNDDDIDDAIVYGYAAASTIGHELTHGFDDQGCQYNEKGNLVKWWTPEDEKKFAERTKKIVTQFNKFVVLDSLHVNGEASQGENIADLGGIVIAWDAFTKTKQYKEGKKINGLTPAQRYFLGYSLGWLGHQRNEALANQIMTDVHSPANLRVNGPFANVDAFYKAFNVKPGNKMYVPEKDRIKIW from the coding sequence ATGCAAACCAAATCATTCACAAAACCGCTAGTTATTCTTGCCGCGATAGGCCTTATTGCCGTGTCGTGCTCCAAGAATAAGGGTGAGTCGAAAGACCTGCTGCTTTCGACAATGGACACCACCGTTAATCCTGGCGACGACTTCTTTATGTACGCCAACGGTCTTTGGATAAAGAATAATCCAATCCCGGCAGCCTACAGCCGCTGGGGAATTGGCAACATCATCAACGATGAGATTTACGAGCGCCTACGCACCATCAACGAGAACTCTTTAAAGGAGGGTGGTGCAAAGGGTAGCAATACCCAAAAGATCGGCGACTTCTGGTACAGCGGTATGGATACCGTTTCCATCGAAAAGGAGAAGCTGAATCCGCTTAAGGCCGATCTGAACCGAATTGCAAGTATGAAGAGCTTGGCCGATGTGCTTGCCGTGGTTGCCTACATGCATACGCTGGGCATTCAGCCGCTGTTTACCATGTACGCCACGCAAGATCAGAAGAACTCGGACATGATTGCCCTTTACCTCGAGCAAGGAGGTATTGGCCTTCCCGATCGCGACTACTTCTTCAACACCGACAAGCATACCACCGATGTTCGTAAGGATTACCAAAACGTTTTCCTAGTGAACATGTGCAAGCTTTCGGGTTTAGACACTAAGCAAGCGGGCGAAGTTTATAAGTTGGAAGAGGGTCTTGCAAAGGCATCTCGTAAGCTAGAGGCACTTCGCGATCCTTATAAGAACTACAATAAGATGTCGATTGCCCAGCTTAACAAGCTAACACCCGGAATCGATTGGAGTAAGATGCTTCCAGCGATGAAAGTGAAGAAGGTTGATTCGGTTATCGTAGGCCAACCTGAATTCCTAAAGCAGGTAGCTACAAGCATCAAGTCGGTTTCTATCGACACATGGAAGGCGTACCTAACGCTTAACCTACTCAATGAGTATGCTTCGTACCTTCATAAGGATATCAACAAGGAAAGCTTTAGGTTCTACGGTACCGTGCTTTCGGGAGCCAAGGAGCAGCGTCCACGTTGGAAGCGCGTGCTTAGCGCCGAAGAGGGTGCCATGGGCGAAATCTTGGGCCAGCTGTTCGTTAAGGAATACTTCCCAGAGCACACCAAGAAGCGCTACGAAGCGATGGTGGAGAACGTAAAAACAGCCTTTGGAGAGCGTGTTAAAAAGCTCGACTGGATGAGCCAGCCAACTAAGGAGAAGGCTCTTGCTAAGCTTGCTACGGTATCGCAAAAGGTTGGATATCCTAACAAGTGGAAAGATTTATCGAGTCTTCAGGTTGATCGTGGCCCATACGTGCTCAACATGAAGCGTGCCGGCGAGTTCTGGTATGCCTATAACATCAACAAGCTGGGCAAGCCGGTAGATCGAACCGAGTGGGAGATGACCCCACAAACCTACAACGCCTACTACAACCCATCCAACAACGAAATTGTGCTTCCTGCCGCCATCTTCTCAATCCCCGGATGGAACGACGACGATATCGACGATGCCATTGTGTATGGCTATGCTGCCGCATCTACCATCGGTCACGAGCTTACCCACGGTTTTGACGATCAAGGCTGTCAGTACAACGAAAAGGGTAATCTTGTAAAGTGGTGGACACCTGAGGACGAGAAGAAGTTTGCTGAGCGTACCAAGAAGATCGTTACCCAGTTCAATAAATTTGTAGTGCTCGATAGCCTCCATGTAAACGGCGAGGCTTCGCAGGGCGAGAACATAGCAGATCTTGGTGGAATCGTTATCGCTTGGGATGCCTTTACCAAAACTAAGCAGTATAAGGAGGGCAAGAAGATTAATGGTTTAACACCTGCACAACGCTACTTCCTAGGCTATTCGCTAGGATGGTTAGGCCATCAGCGTAATGAGGCTTTGGCCAACCAGATAATGACCGACGTTCACTCGCCCGCAAATCTTAGGGTTAATGGTCCATTTGCCAATGTTGATGCGTTCTACAAGGCGTTCAACGTAAAGCCCGGAAACAAGATGTATGTTCCCGAAAAGGATAGAATTAAAATTTGGTAG
- a CDS encoding deoxycytidylate deaminase yields the protein MDTCQEIAVSAEKQLQFDRSYLEMARIWAKNSYCVRRKVGALLVKNRMIISDGYNGTPVGFDNVCEDIDGKTLPYVLHAEANAISKVAKSNNSSEGATLYITASPCVECAKLIIQAGIVRVVYIDLYHNTDGIDLLMRAGIKVEQIAI from the coding sequence ATGGATACCTGCCAAGAAATAGCTGTTAGTGCCGAAAAACAGCTTCAGTTCGATCGGAGCTACCTTGAAATGGCCAGAATATGGGCTAAGAATTCCTACTGCGTACGTCGTAAAGTAGGTGCTCTTCTCGTTAAAAATCGAATGATTATTTCTGATGGTTATAACGGCACTCCTGTCGGGTTTGATAACGTGTGTGAGGATATCGACGGCAAAACGTTACCCTACGTGCTGCATGCCGAAGCCAATGCCATCTCTAAGGTTGCCAAAAGCAACAACTCTAGCGAGGGAGCAACCCTTTACATTACGGCATCGCCCTGTGTGGAGTGTGCAAAGCTTATAATTCAGGCTGGAATAGTTCGAGTAGTTTACATAGATTTATATCACAATACCGACGGCATCGACCTCTTAATGCGTGCCGGGATAAAGGTAGAACAGATCGCTATTTAA
- a CDS encoding glycosyltransferase family 4 protein, with translation MRVLMFGWEYPPHISGGLGTACLGITQGLAERNVDILFVVPKAYGDEPFPRGMLIGAEGTPHKLQQVPRKIGQLLQVNVPSKLQAYPQAAYRGLYETEQKKSETEGTATHRGFHFSGGYGPNLLAEVAHYASVGGRIARDYDFDLIHSHDWPTFPAGIVAKKVTGKPLVVHVHATEYDRSGFNINKQVYAIEKMGIDEADRIICVSNLTKHKLINFYHADERKIEVVHNGVEHFENALNDEEKIRITSEKVVSFLGRITYQKGPAFFVEAAKKVLNYVPNVRFVMAGDGDMLPAMVDRVAQHRMGDRFHFTGFLRGKEVAKLFAQTDVFVMTSVSEPFGIVPLEAMQMNVPVVLSQQSGVSEVLKYAIKVDFWDIDSLADAIYGLITYPALHSFLSINGHIESLSLSWADAVRKIERCYQKVVGKVA, from the coding sequence ATGCGCGTACTAATGTTTGGATGGGAGTACCCACCCCATATATCGGGAGGATTGGGTACGGCTTGCCTCGGCATCACTCAGGGGCTGGCGGAAAGGAATGTTGATATTCTATTTGTTGTTCCCAAGGCTTATGGCGATGAGCCTTTCCCCCGAGGGATGCTAATTGGAGCAGAGGGAACTCCGCATAAGCTGCAACAGGTACCGCGCAAAATAGGCCAGCTGCTACAGGTAAACGTTCCATCCAAGCTTCAGGCCTACCCACAGGCTGCATATCGGGGACTCTACGAAACAGAGCAGAAGAAATCTGAAACGGAAGGTACTGCAACGCATCGAGGTTTTCATTTTTCGGGTGGATATGGGCCAAACCTTTTAGCCGAGGTGGCCCACTATGCCAGCGTTGGCGGGCGCATTGCCCGTGACTACGATTTTGACCTAATCCACTCGCATGACTGGCCAACCTTTCCTGCCGGTATCGTTGCTAAAAAGGTAACGGGCAAGCCGCTGGTGGTGCACGTGCATGCTACCGAGTACGACCGTAGCGGCTTCAACATCAACAAGCAGGTGTACGCCATCGAGAAGATGGGCATCGACGAGGCCGATAGAATCATCTGCGTTAGTAACCTAACCAAGCATAAGCTCATCAACTTTTACCATGCCGACGAGCGCAAGATTGAGGTGGTGCATAATGGGGTAGAGCACTTCGAGAATGCCCTGAACGACGAGGAGAAGATCCGAATCACCTCCGAAAAGGTGGTTTCCTTCCTCGGGCGCATCACCTACCAAAAGGGGCCGGCCTTCTTTGTGGAGGCTGCCAAAAAGGTGCTCAACTATGTGCCTAACGTTCGGTTTGTAATGGCCGGCGATGGCGACATGCTTCCCGCAATGGTCGATCGCGTAGCGCAGCATCGCATGGGCGATCGATTCCACTTTACCGGATTCCTAAGGGGAAAGGAGGTTGCCAAGCTCTTTGCCCAAACCGACGTCTTTGTGATGACTTCGGTATCCGAGCCCTTTGGAATTGTTCCGCTGGAGGCCATGCAGATGAATGTTCCCGTGGTTCTGTCGCAGCAGTCGGGTGTATCGGAGGTGCTGAAGTACGCCATTAAGGTCGATTTTTGGGATATAGATTCCCTAGCCGATGCTATTTACGGGCTAATAACCTATCCGGCTTTGCACTCGTTCCTGAGCATCAACGGCCACATCGAGTCGCTAAGCCTGAGTTGGGCTGATGCCGTTAGGAAGATAGAGCGCTGCTACCAGAAAGTGGTGGGTAAGGTGGCGTAG